The Flavobacterium marginilacus genome window below encodes:
- a CDS encoding phage holin family protein — protein MNLILRIIITAGLVFGIAHFLPGVHVAGPFTAMVVAVVLGLLNIFIKPIMVLLTLPFTIVTLGLFLLVVNALIILLCTKIVGGFVVDSFWVAMFFSIILSLSQSIAYSIIGNDKK, from the coding sequence ATGAATTTAATTTTGAGAATAATTATTACTGCAGGATTAGTTTTTGGAATTGCTCATTTCTTACCGGGTGTTCATGTAGCTGGCCCGTTTACTGCAATGGTGGTGGCAGTTGTTTTGGGGTTACTTAATATTTTTATTAAGCCTATCATGGTATTGTTGACTTTGCCTTTTACAATAGTAACTTTAGGATTGTTTTTATTGGTGGTAAATGCTTTGATTATTTTATTGTGTACAAAGATAGTAGGAGGATTTGTAGTAGACTCATTTTGGGTTGCTATGTTTTTTAGTATCATATTATCATTATCTCAATCTATTGCTTATTCTATTATTGGAAATGATAAAAAGTAG
- a CDS encoding alpha/beta fold hydrolase yields MLYSKIEGSGKPLLIIHGFLGMSDNWKTLGTQFAADGFQVHLLDLRNHGRSFHSDEFSYEIMVQDVYAYCQENALESIDVIGHSMGGKTAMLLAAVYPDLVDKLIVADIGPKFYPPHHQDILAGLNAVDFSVKPSRNEVEEIMKNYIPDFGTRQFLMKSLFWQEPGQLAFRFNLKVFNEKIDEIGKALASDQVFEKPVLFIRGGNSNYILDSDFDGIHNHFPDSKIFTIPNAGHWLHAENPKIFYEFVSLFLK; encoded by the coding sequence ATGCTCTACTCTAAAATAGAAGGTTCAGGAAAGCCTTTACTTATAATTCACGGATTTTTAGGGATGTCCGATAATTGGAAAACGTTAGGAACTCAATTTGCTGCTGATGGTTTTCAGGTTCATTTATTAGATTTACGCAATCACGGGCGCAGTTTTCATTCGGACGAATTCAGTTATGAAATCATGGTTCAGGATGTTTATGCTTATTGCCAAGAAAATGCTCTCGAATCGATTGATGTGATTGGTCATTCTATGGGGGGGAAAACCGCAATGCTTCTGGCTGCAGTTTACCCAGATTTAGTTGATAAATTAATAGTTGCCGATATTGGACCTAAATTTTATCCTCCGCATCATCAGGATATTTTGGCAGGATTGAATGCTGTAGATTTTTCTGTTAAGCCCAGCCGTAATGAAGTAGAAGAAATAATGAAAAATTACATTCCAGATTTTGGAACTCGTCAGTTTTTAATGAAAAGTTTATTTTGGCAGGAACCCGGACAGCTTGCTTTCCGGTTTAATTTAAAGGTTTTTAATGAAAAAATTGATGAAATAGGCAAAGCCTTAGCTTCTGATCAGGTTTTTGAAAAACCAGTGCTTTTTATCAGAGGAGGAAATTCCAATTATATACTTGACAGCGATTTTGATGGCATTCATAACCATTTCCCAGATTCAAAAATATTTACTATTCCAAACGCTGGGCATTGGCTGCATGCAGAAAATCCTAAAATTTTTTATGAATTTGTAAGTCTTTTTTTAAAATAA
- a CDS encoding pyridoxine 5'-phosphate synthase, whose translation MTKLSVNINKIATLRNARGGNVPDLLKTASDIQKFGGQGITIHPRPDERHIRYQDARDLKSIVTTEYNIEGNPQHNFIDLVLECKPDQVTLVPDAIGAITSSAGWDTIKNQSYLAEVIKEFQRNGIRTSIFVDPISEMIQGAKKTGTDRIELYTEAFAHQYSLGNEKGIDPYVKSAILANELGLGINAGHDLSLDNIKFFKQNIPGLLEVSIGHALIAEALYLGLDNVVNMYLQKLK comes from the coding sequence ATGACAAAACTTAGCGTTAATATAAATAAAATTGCCACTTTGCGTAATGCCCGTGGTGGAAATGTTCCTGATTTACTTAAAACAGCATCTGATATTCAGAAGTTTGGCGGTCAGGGCATAACAATTCATCCACGTCCGGATGAACGTCACATACGTTATCAGGACGCACGGGATTTAAAATCTATTGTTACTACAGAATATAATATAGAAGGAAATCCGCAGCATAATTTTATCGATTTAGTTTTAGAATGTAAACCAGATCAAGTAACCTTGGTTCCAGATGCTATTGGAGCAATTACATCTTCTGCTGGATGGGATACCATAAAAAATCAATCGTATTTAGCTGAAGTTATCAAAGAATTTCAGAGAAACGGGATTAGAACTTCCATTTTTGTTGATCCAATTAGTGAAATGATCCAAGGAGCAAAAAAAACAGGAACCGACAGGATTGAATTATATACCGAAGCTTTTGCGCATCAATACAGTCTGGGTAATGAAAAAGGAATTGATCCTTATGTGAAATCGGCAATTTTGGCTAACGAATTAGGTTTAGGAATTAATGCTGGCCACGATTTAAGTTTGGATAATATTAAGTTTTTTAAGCAAAATATTCCGGGATTATTGGAAGTTTCAATTGGTCACGCTTTGATTGCCGAGGCGCTTTACCTTGGATTGGATAATGTGGTTAATATGTATCTGCAAAAGTTGAAATAG
- a CDS encoding CBS domain-containing protein has translation MTDLKDYITNDYKAIDTQETIGAVQDFFDGLTFSHFPVIEEGVFIGSIAADDVETFDSDKKITDYRYTLEHFFARANMIWLDVLEVFAKNHANLVPILDENNKYIGYYEIKDVIKFFHEAPFLKEPGAIIIVSKNAIDYSMSQITQIVESNNGKLLGLFISNSDVNTIEITLKISVGSLNEIIQTFRRYNYDIISEHNEDNYINSLKERSDYLDKYLNM, from the coding sequence ATGACTGATTTAAAAGATTACATTACGAACGACTACAAAGCAATTGACACCCAAGAAACTATTGGAGCGGTTCAGGATTTTTTTGACGGCTTAACCTTTTCGCATTTTCCAGTTATTGAAGAAGGAGTTTTCATTGGAAGCATTGCAGCCGATGATGTTGAAACCTTTGACAGTGATAAAAAAATCACTGATTACAGATATACTCTAGAACATTTTTTTGCAAGAGCAAATATGATCTGGCTGGATGTTTTGGAAGTTTTTGCAAAAAACCATGCTAATCTGGTTCCTATTCTAGATGAAAACAATAAATATATTGGGTATTATGAAATTAAAGATGTTATTAAATTTTTTCATGAAGCCCCTTTTTTAAAAGAACCAGGCGCTATTATTATTGTTAGTAAAAATGCTATAGACTATTCGATGAGTCAAATAACACAGATTGTAGAAAGCAACAATGGCAAACTTTTAGGACTGTTTATTTCTAATTCAGATGTAAATACTATCGAAATTACTCTTAAAATCAGCGTTGGTTCTTTGAACGAAATTATTCAGACTTTCAGAAGATATAATTACGATATCATTTCAGAGCATAACGAAGACAATTACATTAACAGCCTTAAAGAACGTTCGGATTATTTAGACAAATACCTGAATATGTAG
- a CDS encoding NAD kinase encodes MKVAIYGQYYLVSTEPIIKDIFVFFNNNNVEMAIESDFLNMLYEKKIIEKEYKTFSSHDVLDSSFDMLISIGGDGTMLRAVTLVRNSGIPILGINAGRLGFLATVQKENIAAFMQIVIDKKYKISKRTLLSISYSPDNTAIEGLNFALNEISVSRKDTTSMITIDTYLNDEFLNSYWADGLIIATPTGTTGYSLSCGGPILTPDVKSLVITPIAPHNLNARPLVVPDTTEIRLKVSGREEQYLVSLDSRIMSVKNDSVLSIKKTDFEINMVEIPGETFFKTLRTKLLWGEDRRN; translated from the coding sequence ATGAAAGTAGCTATCTATGGCCAATACTATTTGGTTAGCACAGAACCAATTATAAAAGACATTTTTGTATTTTTCAACAATAATAATGTAGAAATGGCTATTGAATCCGATTTCTTGAACATGCTGTATGAAAAAAAAATCATCGAAAAAGAGTATAAAACTTTTTCCTCTCATGATGTTTTAGATTCCAGTTTTGACATGCTGATCAGTATAGGAGGCGACGGCACGATGTTAAGAGCTGTAACACTGGTACGAAATTCCGGAATTCCAATATTAGGCATAAATGCCGGCAGATTAGGTTTTTTGGCAACGGTACAAAAGGAAAACATTGCCGCCTTCATGCAGATTGTTATTGATAAAAAGTATAAAATTTCCAAAAGAACCCTATTAAGCATATCCTATTCTCCAGACAATACAGCTATTGAAGGACTTAATTTTGCACTGAATGAAATATCAGTAAGCAGAAAAGACACAACTTCGATGATAACTATAGACACATATCTAAACGATGAGTTTCTAAATTCATACTGGGCGGACGGGCTAATTATTGCCACTCCAACAGGAACAACCGGCTACTCACTAAGCTGTGGCGGTCCAATTTTGACACCCGATGTAAAAAGTCTGGTAATTACACCAATTGCTCCACATAATTTAAATGCAAGACCACTGGTCGTTCCAGATACAACTGAAATCAGATTAAAAGTATCGGGAAGAGAAGAACAATACTTAGTTTCTTTGGATTCTAGAATTATGAGTGTCAAAAATGATTCTGTTCTGAGCATCAAAAAAACTGATTTTGAAATAAACATGGTAGAGATTCCAGGAGAAACATTCTTTAAAACATTAAGAACAAAACTCCTTTGGGGCGAAGATAGAAGAAATTAA
- a CDS encoding DUF6089 family protein, with amino-acid sequence MRKIFISFLCFFMINSIHAQIHEIGIFLGGSNYIGDVGSTTYIAPNEPAFGILYKWNRSPRHAYRFSYTQSQISGDDSNSKEPGRYNRGYSFTNNIKELAAGIEFNFFDFNLHQERPKFTPYVYTGLSYLFYDDLYIESGKTKKNSSKGTIAIPITLGVKTNLSRSFIIGLETGARYSFTDNIDGSNPSDSGLPKFGNLNNNDWYVFSGITLTYTFGEKPCYCAD; translated from the coding sequence ATGAGGAAAATTTTCATTTCTTTTCTATGCTTTTTCATGATTAATTCCATTCATGCTCAAATACATGAAATAGGAATTTTTCTTGGAGGGAGTAATTATATAGGAGATGTAGGCTCAACAACTTATATTGCCCCAAATGAACCTGCTTTTGGCATTTTGTATAAATGGAACAGAAGCCCAAGGCACGCTTATAGATTTTCGTATACTCAGTCACAAATTTCAGGTGATGACAGTAACTCAAAAGAACCAGGCCGTTACAACAGAGGATACAGCTTTACAAATAACATAAAAGAATTAGCAGCTGGAATTGAATTTAATTTTTTTGATTTTAATTTGCATCAGGAAAGACCAAAATTTACTCCTTATGTATATACAGGTCTAAGCTATTTATTTTATGATGACCTATATATAGAATCAGGAAAAACAAAAAAAAACAGTTCAAAGGGTACAATTGCCATTCCAATAACCTTAGGTGTTAAAACTAATTTATCAAGAAGTTTTATTATAGGGCTGGAGACTGGAGCAAGATATTCATTTACAGACAATATAGATGGCAGTAATCCTAGTGACAGCGGTTTACCAAAATTTGGAAATTTAAATAATAATGACTGGTATGTTTTCTCAGGTATAACACTAACTTATACTTTTGGAGAAAAACCATGTTACTGTGCAGATTAA
- a CDS encoding isoprenyl transferase translates to MLKNEINTDNIPGHVAIIMDGNGRWAKQQGFLRTIGHESGSESLTKIIEECSNLGVRYLTLYTFSTENWNRPKYEVEALMKVLVRSLKKELKSMLENNIRMNAIGNIDKLPAAAQKVISDCIEQTKGNTKMTLTLALSYGSREELTHLIKEISNKVKNNIISIDTIDDSIINEHLYTHNLPDVDLLIRTGGEHRISNFMLWQIAYSELYFTDVLWPDFKEEDLYGAIISYQKRERRFGKTSEQIK, encoded by the coding sequence ATGCTAAAAAACGAAATAAATACAGACAATATTCCCGGACACGTAGCCATTATCATGGACGGAAACGGTCGCTGGGCAAAACAGCAGGGATTCCTAAGAACAATTGGACACGAAAGCGGCTCAGAATCTTTAACAAAAATCATAGAAGAGTGCTCCAATTTAGGAGTCAGATACCTCACGTTATATACTTTTTCAACCGAAAATTGGAACAGACCAAAATATGAAGTAGAAGCTTTAATGAAAGTATTGGTACGATCATTAAAGAAAGAACTCAAATCAATGCTGGAAAATAACATTCGAATGAATGCTATTGGCAACATAGACAAACTGCCCGCTGCTGCTCAAAAAGTAATATCCGACTGTATTGAGCAGACCAAAGGAAATACAAAAATGACACTAACCCTTGCTCTAAGCTATGGATCTAGAGAAGAATTAACACATCTAATAAAAGAAATAAGCAATAAAGTTAAAAATAATATAATTTCAATAGACACTATTGACGATTCAATTATTAATGAGCATCTTTACACGCATAATTTACCTGATGTAGATTTATTAATAAGGACTGGTGGTGAACATAGAATAAGTAACTTTATGTTATGGCAGATAGCCTATTCAGAATTATATTTTACTGATGTGTTATGGCCTGATTTTAAGGAAGAAGATTTATATGGAGCTATCATTAGTTATCAAAAAAGAGAACGTCGATTTGGAAAAACAAGCGAACAAATTAAATAA
- the bamA gene encoding outer membrane protein assembly factor BamA: protein MELSLVIKKENVDLEKQANKLNNFLVLHKSIKLVLTFIILGTFTQIKAQDRVPFDQGKKYILGDVKVVGDISFNPQTVVTFAGLEKGQEITIPGEQISSSIKKLGKLGLFDEISFYVNRIENDSIFLDLNIKELPKINQVKFVGVSKSKTETFIKDNGLTNGKIVTENLITTTKNYIEKKYKKDGFFNTKVHITTSKDTLKSNEVNMLVKVDVGDKIKIYKIDFEGNKEVPRKKLLSSMKNTKVKNSINFLKRSKYIEDKYQEDLEKIVNNYKKIGYRDARIVSDSVAYNEEKNAIYIKIKVEEGLKYYFGNIKFIGNTVYSDEGLRSMLGINTGDVYNGVLLQERIADKSKPDGDDITNLYQNNGYLFSNINAVETKTVDNKIDFEIRITEGPIAYFNKITVVGNDKTNDEVIYRELRTVPGEKYNKGELVRTIREIGQLGFFDPEKIEPKFKNVDSGAGTVDIEYNVVEKGASQIELQGGYGGGGFVGTLGLSFNNFSAKNLFNKDAYRPLPMGDGQKVALRLQASSYYKTYSLSFSEPWFGGKKPVSFSTSFAFSQQYSSNYQTQRIDKSKYINIMSLSVGMAKRLTVPDNYFTLSQSVRFQQYDLHNYYYGLFTFANGSSKNLSYNIGLTRNSKGLNPIFPTYGSEFSITGEFTLPYSLFNGIDYATLGQQEKYKYKYAGTSYVDNNDRVVSTGDYLDKLPSSGTVANKVDNYQDAVADPGKVDQEKYKWLEYYKVQFTGDWYTSLYKKLVLRSLVQFGFLGAYNQDRGMIPFERYYLGGDGMAGSSIDGRQNIGLRGYENGSLTPANSNGDSYGATIYNKFSLELRYPITLKQSASIYALTFAEAGQAYANLSDYQPFNLNRSTGVGLRVFMPAFGLLGIDFGYGYDAVPGQIKPSGWQTHFIIGQQF from the coding sequence ATGGAGCTATCATTAGTTATCAAAAAAGAGAACGTCGATTTGGAAAAACAAGCGAACAAATTAAATAATTTTTTAGTGTTACATAAAAGCATAAAACTAGTCCTTACCTTTATAATATTAGGAACTTTCACTCAAATTAAAGCACAGGACAGGGTGCCTTTTGACCAAGGTAAAAAATACATACTGGGAGATGTAAAAGTTGTTGGAGACATAAGTTTCAACCCACAGACCGTTGTGACATTTGCCGGATTAGAGAAAGGACAGGAAATTACAATTCCTGGTGAACAAATCAGCAGTTCCATAAAAAAACTTGGAAAACTTGGTCTTTTTGACGAGATATCTTTTTATGTAAACAGAATAGAAAATGACAGCATTTTCCTTGACTTAAACATAAAAGAGCTGCCTAAAATAAATCAAGTAAAATTTGTTGGAGTATCAAAAAGCAAAACCGAAACTTTTATTAAGGATAATGGTCTTACAAATGGTAAAATTGTAACTGAAAATTTAATTACAACTACCAAAAATTACATTGAGAAAAAATACAAAAAAGATGGTTTTTTCAATACCAAAGTTCATATAACTACATCTAAAGACACCTTAAAGTCTAACGAGGTAAACATGCTCGTAAAAGTAGATGTTGGCGACAAAATAAAAATATATAAGATTGATTTTGAAGGAAACAAGGAAGTCCCGAGAAAAAAACTTTTAAGTTCAATGAAGAACACAAAAGTCAAAAACTCCATCAACTTTTTAAAGAGATCAAAATATATTGAGGACAAATACCAAGAAGACTTGGAAAAAATAGTCAACAACTATAAAAAAATTGGATATCGCGATGCCCGTATTGTAAGCGACTCTGTTGCATATAATGAAGAAAAAAATGCAATTTATATTAAAATAAAAGTTGAAGAAGGACTTAAATACTATTTTGGTAATATTAAGTTCATTGGTAATACAGTATATTCAGACGAAGGCTTAAGAAGCATGCTTGGTATTAATACAGGAGACGTATATAACGGGGTACTATTACAGGAAAGAATTGCTGACAAATCTAAACCAGATGGTGATGATATAACCAATTTATACCAAAACAATGGATATTTATTCTCAAACATTAATGCGGTAGAAACTAAAACAGTAGATAATAAAATTGATTTTGAAATTCGTATTACCGAAGGACCAATTGCTTATTTCAATAAAATTACTGTAGTAGGAAATGATAAGACAAACGACGAAGTTATTTATCGTGAGTTAAGAACAGTACCTGGAGAAAAATATAACAAAGGAGAATTAGTAAGAACTATTAGAGAGATTGGTCAATTAGGCTTTTTTGACCCTGAAAAAATAGAACCAAAATTCAAAAATGTTGATTCTGGAGCTGGAACTGTAGATATTGAATACAATGTTGTAGAAAAAGGAGCCAGCCAGATAGAACTCCAAGGGGGATATGGCGGAGGTGGTTTCGTAGGAACTCTTGGGTTATCATTCAATAACTTTTCGGCAAAAAATCTGTTTAATAAAGATGCTTACCGCCCTCTTCCAATGGGAGACGGTCAAAAGGTAGCATTGCGTTTACAGGCAAGTTCGTATTACAAGACTTATAGTTTATCTTTTTCAGAACCTTGGTTTGGAGGAAAAAAACCTGTTTCATTTAGTACTTCATTTGCTTTTAGCCAGCAGTACAGCTCTAACTATCAAACACAGAGAATTGACAAATCAAAATACATTAACATTATGTCATTATCCGTAGGTATGGCAAAAAGACTGACTGTTCCAGATAACTATTTTACCCTATCTCAATCGGTAAGGTTCCAGCAATACGATCTGCATAATTACTATTACGGCTTATTTACCTTTGCAAACGGAAGTTCAAAGAATCTATCATACAATATAGGGTTAACACGTAACAGCAAAGGACTCAATCCAATATTCCCAACTTATGGTTCGGAATTCTCAATAACTGGTGAATTCACTCTTCCATATTCGCTTTTCAATGGAATCGATTATGCGACATTAGGACAACAAGAGAAATATAAATATAAATATGCTGGAACATCATACGTAGACAACAATGACAGAGTTGTTTCTACTGGTGATTACTTAGACAAACTGCCTTCCTCAGGAACTGTCGCAAATAAAGTAGATAATTATCAAGATGCTGTTGCTGATCCTGGAAAAGTAGATCAGGAAAAATACAAATGGCTTGAATACTATAAAGTACAGTTTACAGGTGACTGGTACACCTCTTTATATAAAAAATTAGTATTACGCAGTTTAGTTCAATTTGGATTTTTGGGAGCATATAATCAGGATCGAGGAATGATTCCTTTTGAAAGATACTATCTAGGAGGAGACGGTATGGCTGGAAGTTCTATAGACGGAAGACAAAATATAGGATTAAGAGGGTATGAAAATGGATCTTTGACGCCTGCCAATTCAAATGGAGATTCCTATGGAGCGACCATTTATAATAAATTTTCATTAGAGCTGCGTTATCCAATTACATTAAAACAATCTGCCTCTATCTACGCCTTAACTTTTGCAGAAGCTGGTCAGGCATATGCTAATTTATCTGATTATCAGCCTTTCAATTTAAATCGTTCTACAGGAGTTGGGTTAAGAGTATTTATGCCAGCGTTTGGTTTATTAGGAATTGATTTTGGTTATGGTTATGATGCTGTTCCTGGACAGATAAAACCAAGCGGATGGCAAACACATTTCATAATAGGACAACAGTTTTAA
- a CDS encoding OmpH family outer membrane protein, whose protein sequence is MRKEFLFIILSAIVSTAINAQTRGNKVGYIDMEYILQNVPNYIEAKAQLEQKAQKWKQEIETKKLEINKLNEALKAEKPLLTAELIEERETEIKFLETEKLDYQQKRFGPNGDLIIQKAGLVKPIQDQVFTAVQDIAEAKKYDFIFDKSSHLTILFAAKRFDISDQVIRILNRTEKREQLTKKQLKEEQLKEEKEDAIDENPELAAREKVILDKQAAREKLVADKKAAQEEAKKKYEEKRKLLLAEKEAKKNGTVVAPSNTDTKTTDPSVSTETAKTGTEEVKPSAQEERKKALEEKRKKILEEREANRKALEEKRLKEIEEKEALKKANEVK, encoded by the coding sequence ATGAGAAAAGAATTTTTATTTATAATTTTATCCGCAATTGTTTCAACAGCAATTAATGCGCAGACCAGAGGAAATAAAGTAGGCTACATTGATATGGAATACATATTACAGAATGTACCAAACTATATCGAAGCCAAAGCTCAATTAGAACAAAAGGCTCAAAAATGGAAGCAGGAAATTGAAACAAAAAAATTAGAAATTAATAAACTTAATGAAGCTCTAAAAGCAGAAAAACCTTTATTAACGGCTGAATTGATAGAAGAAAGAGAAACCGAAATAAAGTTTCTTGAAACCGAAAAACTAGATTACCAGCAAAAAAGATTTGGTCCAAACGGAGATTTGATAATCCAGAAAGCAGGTTTAGTAAAACCCATACAAGATCAAGTCTTCACTGCGGTTCAAGATATTGCTGAGGCAAAAAAGTACGACTTTATATTTGATAAATCTTCACATCTAACTATCCTTTTCGCAGCAAAAAGATTTGACATTAGTGATCAGGTAATCCGAATATTAAACAGAACTGAAAAAAGAGAACAATTAACTAAAAAACAGCTCAAAGAAGAACAGCTCAAAGAAGAAAAAGAAGATGCTATAGATGAAAACCCTGAACTGGCTGCAAGAGAAAAAGTGATATTAGACAAACAGGCTGCACGAGAGAAACTGGTTGCCGATAAAAAAGCAGCACAAGAAGAAGCTAAAAAAAAATACGAAGAAAAAAGGAAATTACTGTTAGCTGAAAAAGAAGCCAAAAAAAATGGCACAGTTGTTGCGCCATCAAACACTGATACAAAAACTACAGATCCATCTGTAAGTACAGAAACAGCTAAAACAGGAACTGAAGAAGTCAAACCAAGTGCGCAGGAAGAACGCAAAAAAGCATTAGAAGAAAAAAGAAAAAAAATACTAGAAGAAAGAGAAGCAAACAGAAAAGCGCTCGAAGAAAAGAGATTAAAAGAAATAGAAGAGAAAGAAGCGCTTAAAAAAGCGAATGAAGTAAAATAA
- a CDS encoding OmpH family outer membrane protein has translation MKQFKTLLIAAILFIGATQITKAQTKVAHVDVNEIMGKMPAILDAQKQLQTLGTTYDADYKKMVEEYQAKLKKYEEESTKVTEAVNQERQKEVQDMQKRIVDFRDNAQKELQNKESEIMKPIMEKVKASIQKVGKAKGFQYVLDSTNLLLADGTNITVDVKKDLGF, from the coding sequence ATGAAACAATTCAAAACTTTACTAATTGCTGCAATACTATTTATAGGGGCTACACAAATTACAAAAGCTCAAACAAAAGTGGCTCATGTTGATGTAAATGAAATTATGGGAAAAATGCCGGCTATATTAGATGCTCAAAAGCAATTACAAACGTTAGGTACTACTTATGATGCTGATTACAAAAAAATGGTTGAAGAATACCAAGCAAAATTAAAAAAATACGAAGAAGAATCTACAAAAGTTACTGAGGCTGTAAATCAAGAACGTCAAAAAGAAGTTCAAGATATGCAAAAAAGAATAGTTGACTTTAGAGACAACGCTCAAAAAGAATTACAAAATAAAGAAAGTGAAATCATGAAACCAATTATGGAAAAAGTGAAAGCTTCTATCCAAAAAGTTGGTAAAGCAAAAGGATTCCAGTATGTACTTGACAGCACTAATCTTTTACTTGCAGACGGAACAAATATTACTGTTGACGTAAAAAAAGATTTAGGTTTTTAA
- the murI gene encoding glutamate racemase, which yields MTNNNPIGVFDSGIGGTSIWKAIHELLPNEQTIYLADSKNAPYGQKSKNEIIALSMKNTDLLIEMGCKLIVVACNTATTNAIQELRAKYSIPFIGIEPAIKPAATNSRTQTIGILATKGTLNSELFNKTTEKYQDTKIIEQIGHGLVQLIEDGKIDSPEMTELLHSYLTPMIKENIDYLVLGCSHYPYLIPQIKKILPEHIHIIDSGQAVARQTQKILSDKVGFSAAEKSEPVFYTNTSPKVLTEILENKYKVEKKDF from the coding sequence ATGACAAACAATAACCCTATTGGTGTTTTTGACTCAGGAATTGGAGGAACATCTATCTGGAAAGCCATTCATGAATTACTGCCTAACGAACAAACCATTTATCTTGCAGACAGCAAAAATGCTCCTTACGGACAAAAATCAAAAAATGAGATCATTGCATTAAGCATGAAAAACACTGATTTATTGATAGAAATGGGATGTAAATTAATTGTTGTTGCGTGCAATACAGCCACTACAAATGCAATTCAGGAATTAAGAGCAAAATACAGCATTCCGTTTATTGGCATTGAACCAGCCATAAAACCTGCAGCAACTAACTCCAGAACACAGACAATAGGAATACTAGCCACAAAAGGAACACTTAACAGCGAACTTTTTAATAAAACAACAGAGAAATACCAGGACACTAAAATTATCGAACAAATAGGCCATGGTTTAGTCCAACTGATAGAAGACGGTAAAATCGATTCTCCAGAAATGACAGAATTACTTCATTCCTATCTTACCCCAATGATTAAAGAAAACATTGATTATCTCGTATTAGGCTGCAGTCATTATCCGTATTTAATACCTCAGATAAAAAAAATTCTTCCAGAACACATTCACATCATTGATTCGGGGCAGGCTGTTGCCAGACAAACCCAAAAAATCCTCAGTGATAAAGTTGGTTTCTCAGCTGCGGAAAAAAGTGAGCCTGTTTTTTACACAAACACAAGCCCAAAAGTTCTGACCGAAATTCTAGAAAACAAATACAAAGTTGAAAAAAAAGATTTCTAA